A single region of the Dehalococcoidia bacterium genome encodes:
- a CDS encoding coproporphyrinogen III oxidase: MAAEPLALYVHIPFCTAKCTYCDFNSYAGQESLMAPYAAAVAAEARLWSPHVAARRAETVFFG, translated from the coding sequence GTGGCAGCCGAGCCCCTTGCCCTCTACGTCCACATACCCTTCTGCACCGCAAAGTGCACCTACTGCGACTTCAACTCCTACGCCGGCCAGGAGTCCCTCATGGCGCCCTACGCCGCCGCGGTCGCGGCCGAAGCCCGGCTCTGGTCGCCCCACGTCGCCGCCCGCCGCGCCGAGACCGTATTCTTCGGC